The following are encoded in a window of Mycoplasmopsis bovis PG45 genomic DNA:
- a CDS encoding ABC transporter permease: MWRLSKEVFKSLSKNKIMVIGLSILIFITSAVFTLLSSLRSSIVSGFENYKKLSVKHDLSVDLNLPSQGSAYNQGYFVNGEVLGHNGVKEYKPIKYYLANGTGEYRDSVENVLYLQNTEFIKLSDFTGIDENNESNSNYYLRRDDLDILYSIYSSNKNNSIVEFKLGNNENDANNASFKLKQTDRTFNIYEKKSNKFEIVRHTQSLNSSDKVKFDKDNLKLSDLMILKKGTDSSKPNIVYAEQVQPLFINVLDKKITNEYSVGNSWVAENKGIIIPANEWIEKFGFKKLGDNNFVFINEGNNDVKLSKFLDKAESNNSELLDEKSKVKGEWTISDFYDKSTIDAKPAKTITIKKDTKITINKNLLAKKYRNVSFERWNYHTTYVGDKKNQWTGAFKTFVDELEKSKDDHNSANYRKWKNLKEFSNWTKNIKTVFVPYGSSNFPKKEVNISTLINELDAKQKLYNSDDTNNNISESRSNFPGGSTYKIGKSGAKTIAEIETFIDKKDPNYERKLLDAINDKDLKNKNFNFIKQEAYEVTKNIIIDKIAKEVGGRKNIGLRKTITVDAIDEKTKKQNVFHFINTGDENGEVDGIKLNVGKLFGEQKNKSALIPTSRFDESVYRQNQLPPYIASLLIQTIGKNLFPDPKYVEPIYEFAEVTDMNPVTKAIRKENSKIVLLNKYLVNENNRSIDQNTLESEYKKLNLGITFRGNRYKLVTLADSNNQLFWKTVYGEGIDQLGFDKGLLTKWMEQNKITLATKFIKTDDEGWVKKDQTLANISYVPTQFLSPKAELINDILATGKVDFLSEAIEKELLDSALVKEEFISQENVFLITNALKKVLNNNNFASAFTSSKINRELLPKIGLDLLYELSHSDSGNIFKSVLFNIFEKIKAKISEKGTLENQKKYVIDEVNNIYSLINGLAGIDISKYLSAEDIVNFSEDPKEVIDAFQNIITSIDAYKFSQYANDWYKNEWRKQVDHNKDKYTNRLSSGLLINWLFKSVDQKTLKTGLKKLIDNLDFEKIVSLDDKNSFLYKKLNSSVPSLIDGINVLLKKISKDGKFDNIKTGLNSILQNIDFNVLSDYLDNHLETNYFEYKKSTFDYELNKEKVLKEKVALKTIRPKDGMMALIYGLFKNPGTNREFKDNLIKMFNLSSKVTESKVENGTGTTIIPDSDPDKLSFSDFLAFFPALLSSDQSKAIFKNQQIFNEIDKAKQHIISILLHKRNSANIFDLDVKVVETLKRFNVISNETIINQQVIDKLTNIENFLKQTTTSINEKIKVVDEKNKTLADLIYDFNNFSDGDATWQTFKSLIGAYGQASITNKFSLGAQAFDLLLPWINMLAFNKEANQKEALKFINDFLKLSIDSDILKHINKLAEDENLPSSADNKFGLSIALHRPEQVTLFNQNNGKFTNDKVEKLASENPKFRKYLISQKRSLIELLGLIGASQQYSKHETEPIEEGKIYAPNGIYYETIKKSVDKYFSTKEFWDIRDIALSITRSMQINFPIELFGLSRIIINPVLRSMYPQLMTSFLSTQKKNLGSINGNLAYIVLSRIGNFEEIIRDESKKSELEAYFEQIWSNNDTSLVPLDYNEEITLSLDGARINKLFNENNKKTTVFGIDFMNLAGKVINGIVEPKELKDIVFNDINSYYAKVNYAYLAKNNKAIYNGTLPKNNVEMESLINTIDDKYILDVNGIKFLIVGEDTTIDYIYPVIDENHLQVNTQNQALVYLNNYGFSRVVAAYQGNVIKKNLLVVNGSKNSNEVAKRNIINIVDSSISDANKLKRVFLYNELDPINPERALRITTIERMIGVISSSIIALMTLFIIMVSVAIIFIIRRYIANKAKVFGILLAQGYKSIEIAISLLSFAAVTSLIGGILGYSIGFRTQILLQNVFSNYWTLPKSAIPFDFFALFFNVFIPFIGMSLLIIVVALISLRKSSIDLITGVDEAPKGKLFTFMKKKFINKKNVKKRFRFTLAYSGFWKLASFGSSVLLTSIATMFGLANFKSFNKTINDTYKNRDYKFKVDLESSTVEGGDYSLYNPKELNNLIYTPIGSLNEGNRETADYFKPGKSSIINPNNNDNGMPSDKSPHILSQFSVNVTVDAGVSADPWLIAYNGMPDSQKAKIDKIRDLVGHQLEWTQSLDDNGELITDPNKPIIKVDSNGLMSYEDGSGKKYDFFKYYKSPNDKQGSFRLAHWDEVNKEYVMKIIKTGNSGGRKEYRDFLVRAYKKNDVIRKQHEKMIASGKSITNPIRNWTKSNNSSDFWLIDKSDLNRQWVNDYFIGFGGVLFDKSYDETYTYLSGTYNNVSAKIYGYRKPVDFKNAKVKLIDKAGNNLYEVLDKYEVKNNVYPLVVNDVFAKKHKLGINDLIDFKIGNRVDRYKQKIIEKIYENDPVKQADLKNEYNKKTNAKFQIVGINPTYINDELITTHKAANLLIGMTDIDNGFNGVLTQNANPVQVTESAGLYSVSGYWAGLDGFDVSSLDNGTVEKMFDEIFGSPDKKGVIETQHGLTKNEIAKFLDSSANEFSKSLYESAKSSAKLHIDEFSKIYNNKLYIALSSSIDSKDIEVGFVLQVGSTIEQISIFIIVINFVISLIILIIMSSIIVSENERNIAIWSILGYSQKEKLMMFFGAFIPFLVSAIVISIPIVIALISVFSGFLLSSSSIALLLSLKWWHVLITSGLMLTIFAITSISVWVTINKMKPVDLLKGK, translated from the coding sequence ATGTGGAGATTATCAAAAGAAGTTTTTAAGTCCTTATCAAAAAACAAAATTATGGTCATAGGCTTAAGTATACTTATTTTCATTACTTCAGCTGTTTTTACCTTGCTTTCATCACTAAGATCATCAATTGTTTCTGGTTTTGAAAATTATAAAAAATTATCTGTTAAACATGATTTATCTGTTGACTTAAATTTACCTAGCCAGGGTAGTGCATACAACCAGGGTTATTTTGTTAATGGAGAAGTTTTAGGGCATAATGGAGTTAAGGAATATAAACCAATTAAGTATTATTTAGCTAACGGGACTGGAGAATATAGAGATTCTGTTGAAAATGTCTTGTATTTACAAAATACAGAGTTTATTAAACTGAGTGATTTTACTGGTATTGATGAAAATAATGAAAGCAATAGCAACTACTATCTTAGAAGAGATGATTTGGATATTTTATATTCAATTTATAGTTCTAATAAAAACAATTCAATTGTTGAATTTAAGCTAGGGAACAATGAAAACGATGCAAACAATGCTAGTTTTAAATTAAAACAAACTGATAGAACTTTTAACATTTATGAGAAAAAAAGCAACAAATTTGAAATTGTTAGACACACCCAAAGTTTAAATAGTTCTGATAAAGTTAAATTCGATAAAGACAATCTCAAGCTTTCAGATTTAATGATCTTAAAAAAAGGAACCGATTCTAGCAAGCCAAATATTGTTTATGCTGAACAAGTTCAACCCTTATTTATAAATGTTTTAGACAAAAAGATCACAAATGAATATAGTGTTGGTAATAGTTGGGTAGCCGAAAATAAAGGAATTATTATTCCTGCTAATGAATGAATTGAAAAGTTTGGATTTAAAAAACTTGGAGACAACAATTTTGTCTTTATAAATGAAGGTAATAATGATGTCAAATTATCAAAATTTTTGGACAAAGCTGAGTCAAATAACTCGGAATTATTGGATGAAAAGTCAAAAGTAAAAGGCGAGTGAACAATTAGTGATTTTTATGATAAATCAACAATAGACGCAAAACCAGCAAAAACTATAACAATCAAAAAAGACACTAAAATAACAATTAATAAGAATTTGCTTGCTAAAAAATATAGAAATGTCTCATTTGAAAGATGGAATTATCATACAACATATGTTGGTGATAAGAAAAATCAATGAACTGGTGCTTTTAAAACATTTGTTGATGAACTTGAAAAAAGCAAAGATGATCATAATTCAGCTAATTATAGGAAGTGAAAAAACTTAAAAGAGTTTTCAAACTGAACAAAAAATATAAAAACTGTTTTTGTGCCATATGGTTCATCTAATTTTCCTAAAAAAGAAGTTAATATAAGTACATTAATTAACGAATTAGATGCAAAGCAAAAATTATATAACAGCGATGATACAAACAATAATATTTCTGAATCAAGATCAAATTTTCCAGGCGGATCTACCTATAAAATTGGTAAATCTGGTGCAAAGACTATAGCTGAAATTGAAACATTTATTGATAAAAAAGATCCTAATTATGAGAGAAAGTTGCTTGACGCAATAAATGATAAAGACTTAAAAAATAAAAATTTTAACTTTATAAAGCAAGAAGCATATGAAGTAACTAAAAACATAATCATAGACAAGATTGCTAAAGAGGTTGGTGGTAGAAAAAATATAGGTTTAAGAAAAACTATAACTGTTGATGCAATAGATGAAAAGACAAAGAAGCAAAATGTTTTTCATTTCATAAACACTGGAGATGAAAACGGTGAAGTTGATGGCATAAAACTTAATGTCGGCAAGCTTTTCGGAGAACAAAAGAACAAAAGTGCACTTATACCAACTAGTAGATTTGATGAATCAGTTTATAGGCAAAATCAATTACCTCCTTATATTGCTTCGCTTCTTATCCAGACTATAGGCAAGAATCTTTTTCCAGATCCTAAGTATGTTGAACCAATTTATGAATTTGCTGAAGTCACTGATATGAATCCAGTTACAAAAGCTATTCGTAAGGAAAATTCAAAAATTGTTTTATTAAACAAATATTTAGTTAATGAGAATAATAGAAGTATTGATCAAAATACACTAGAGAGTGAGTACAAGAAATTAAATTTAGGGATAACCTTTAGAGGAAATAGGTATAAATTAGTTACTTTAGCAGATTCTAACAATCAGCTTTTTTGAAAAACTGTATATGGTGAAGGCATAGACCAATTAGGGTTTGATAAAGGTCTTTTAACAAAGTGAATGGAGCAAAACAAGATTACTTTAGCAACCAAATTTATTAAAACTGATGATGAAGGCTGAGTTAAAAAAGACCAAACATTAGCAAACATTTCGTATGTTCCGACACAATTTTTGTCTCCAAAAGCAGAATTAATTAATGATATTTTAGCAACAGGCAAGGTTGACTTTCTCTCTGAAGCAATCGAAAAGGAATTATTAGATTCAGCATTAGTTAAAGAAGAATTTATTTCACAGGAAAATGTTTTTTTAATTACAAATGCGCTTAAGAAAGTATTAAACAACAATAATTTTGCTAGCGCATTTACATCATCAAAAATAAATAGAGAATTGTTACCAAAAATTGGGTTAGATTTACTTTATGAGCTTAGTCATAGTGATTCTGGCAATATTTTCAAAAGTGTTTTATTCAATATTTTTGAAAAGATTAAAGCTAAAATAAGTGAAAAAGGCACACTTGAAAATCAAAAGAAATATGTAATTGATGAGGTAAATAATATTTACTCATTAATTAATGGATTAGCAGGCATTGATATTAGTAAATATTTAAGTGCTGAAGATATTGTTAATTTTTCAGAAGATCCTAAAGAAGTTATTGATGCGTTTCAAAATATAATAACTAGTATAGATGCTTATAAGTTTAGTCAATATGCTAATGATTGATATAAAAATGAGTGAAGGAAGCAAGTTGATCATAATAAGGACAAATACACTAACAGACTAAGCTCTGGATTGTTGATTAACTGATTATTTAAGTCGGTTGACCAAAAAACTCTTAAAACAGGGCTTAAGAAACTAATAGATAATTTAGATTTTGAAAAAATAGTTAGTTTAGATGATAAAAATAGTTTTCTATATAAGAAATTAAATTCATCTGTGCCTTCGTTAATTGATGGAATTAATGTATTGCTTAAAAAAATAAGCAAAGATGGAAAATTCGACAACATTAAAACAGGGCTAAACAGCATTCTGCAAAATATTGATTTCAACGTTTTATCTGACTACCTAGATAATCATTTAGAAACTAATTATTTTGAATATAAAAAATCAACATTTGATTATGAATTAAATAAAGAGAAGGTGTTAAAAGAAAAAGTAGCACTTAAAACCATAAGACCTAAAGATGGAATGATGGCCTTAATTTACGGATTATTCAAGAATCCAGGCACAAACAGAGAATTTAAAGATAATCTTATTAAGATGTTTAATCTATCTAGTAAGGTTACTGAATCAAAAGTAGAAAATGGGACAGGCACAACAATAATTCCAGATAGTGATCCTGATAAACTTAGCTTTAGTGACTTTCTTGCATTTTTCCCTGCACTTTTAAGTTCTGACCAATCCAAAGCAATATTCAAAAATCAACAAATTTTCAATGAAATTGACAAAGCAAAACAACATATTATCAGCATTTTATTACATAAAAGAAACTCAGCCAATATATTTGATTTAGATGTTAAAGTAGTTGAAACACTAAAAAGATTTAATGTTATTTCTAATGAGACGATTATTAATCAACAAGTAATTGATAAACTTACTAATATAGAAAACTTCCTTAAACAAACAACAACCAGCATAAACGAAAAAATAAAGGTTGTTGATGAAAAAAATAAAACGCTTGCTGATTTGATTTATGACTTCAACAACTTTAGTGATGGAGATGCCACTTGGCAAACATTTAAAAGTTTAATTGGAGCTTATGGACAAGCAAGCATAACTAATAAATTTTCACTAGGTGCACAAGCTTTTGATCTACTATTGCCTTGAATTAATATGCTTGCATTTAATAAGGAAGCAAACCAAAAAGAAGCATTAAAGTTTATTAACGATTTCTTAAAATTAAGCATTGATTCAGATATATTAAAGCATATTAATAAGCTAGCCGAAGATGAAAACTTACCAAGTTCTGCAGACAATAAATTCGGGCTTTCAATAGCATTACATAGGCCTGAACAGGTTACATTATTTAATCAAAATAACGGCAAATTTACTAATGATAAAGTCGAAAAATTAGCAAGCGAAAATCCAAAGTTTAGGAAGTACTTAATTAGCCAAAAACGCAGTTTAATAGAGCTTTTAGGATTAATTGGTGCCAGTCAACAATACTCAAAACATGAGACAGAGCCTATTGAAGAAGGCAAAATTTATGCACCTAACGGTATTTATTATGAAACTATTAAGAAGTCAGTAGATAAATACTTTTCAACTAAAGAATTTTGAGACATAAGAGATATTGCATTATCAATTACAAGATCTATGCAAATTAACTTCCCAATTGAGCTATTTGGCCTATCTAGAATAATTATTAATCCAGTCTTAAGAAGTATGTATCCACAGTTAATGACTTCATTTCTTTCAACTCAAAAGAAAAATTTAGGAAGCATTAATGGCAATCTTGCATATATAGTTTTAAGCAGAATTGGTAATTTTGAAGAAATTATTAGAGATGAATCTAAAAAGTCAGAACTAGAAGCTTATTTTGAACAAATATGATCAAACAATGACACATCATTAGTTCCTTTAGATTACAATGAAGAAATTACACTTTCTTTAGATGGCGCTAGAATTAATAAGTTATTTAATGAAAATAACAAAAAAACAACAGTTTTTGGTATTGACTTTATGAACTTGGCTGGTAAGGTTATAAACGGAATTGTTGAACCTAAAGAATTAAAAGATATAGTGTTTAATGATATTAATAGCTACTATGCAAAAGTTAATTATGCATACTTAGCGAAGAATAATAAAGCTATATATAATGGCACACTTCCAAAAAACAATGTTGAAATGGAGAGCTTAATTAACACAATTGATGATAAATATATTTTAGATGTCAATGGCATTAAGTTCTTAATAGTTGGTGAAGATACAACAATTGATTATATTTACCCTGTAATAGATGAAAATCATTTACAAGTTAATACTCAGAATCAAGCATTAGTTTATTTAAATAATTATGGTTTTTCTAGAGTTGTTGCTGCTTATCAAGGAAATGTTATTAAAAAGAATTTATTAGTTGTTAATGGTTCGAAAAACAGCAATGAAGTTGCAAAAAGAAATATCATTAATATAGTTGATAGTTCGATTAGCGATGCTAATAAGTTAAAGAGAGTCTTTTTGTACAATGAATTAGATCCAATTAACCCTGAAAGAGCATTAAGAATCACAACAATTGAAAGAATGATAGGTGTTATTTCATCATCAATAATTGCTCTTATGACACTATTTATTATTATGGTGTCAGTTGCCATAATATTCATTATTAGAAGGTACATAGCAAACAAGGCAAAAGTATTTGGTATATTACTAGCACAAGGTTATAAATCAATTGAGATTGCAATTTCATTATTATCGTTTGCTGCGGTAACTTCATTAATTGGTGGTATATTAGGATATTCAATTGGGTTTAGAACACAAATACTATTACAAAATGTGTTTTCTAATTACTGAACGCTGCCTAAGTCGGCTATACCTTTTGACTTCTTCGCGCTTTTCTTTAATGTGTTTATTCCATTTATTGGAATGAGTTTGTTAATTATAGTAGTGGCACTTATTTCATTAAGAAAGAGTTCAATTGACTTAATTACTGGTGTGGACGAAGCTCCTAAAGGCAAACTATTCACATTTATGAAGAAGAAGTTTATTAACAAGAAAAATGTCAAGAAGCGTTTCCGTTTCACTCTTGCTTATAGCGGTTTCTGGAAATTAGCATCCTTTGGCAGTTCTGTGCTACTTACATCAATAGCAACAATGTTCGGGTTAGCTAACTTTAAGTCTTTCAATAAAACAATTAATGACACTTATAAAAATAGAGATTATAAATTTAAGGTGGATTTAGAATCGTCTACTGTTGAAGGCGGAGATTATTCATTATATAATCCAAAAGAACTAAATAACCTGATTTATACTCCTATTGGTTCATTGAATGAAGGAAATAGAGAGACCGCAGATTACTTTAAGCCTGGCAAGTCAAGCATAATTAATCCAAATAACAATGATAATGGTATGCCAAGTGATAAGTCGCCGCATATACTGTCACAATTTAGCGTTAATGTTACAGTAGATGCAGGTGTATCAGCAGATCCATGATTAATTGCTTATAACGGAATGCCTGATAGTCAGAAGGCTAAAATAGATAAAATTAGAGATCTAGTTGGCCACCAATTAGAATGGACACAAAGTCTTGATGACAATGGAGAATTAATTACTGATCCTAATAAGCCTATAATCAAGGTTGATTCAAATGGACTTATGTCTTATGAAGATGGATCTGGAAAGAAATATGATTTCTTTAAGTACTACAAGTCACCTAATGATAAACAAGGAAGTTTTAGACTTGCTCATTGAGATGAAGTTAATAAAGAATATGTAATGAAGATTATCAAAACAGGAAATTCTGGTGGAAGGAAAGAATACAGAGATTTCTTAGTAAGAGCATATAAAAAGAATGATGTTATAAGAAAGCAACATGAAAAGATGATTGCTAGTGGTAAATCAATAACAAATCCTATCCGCAATTGAACTAAATCAAATAACAGTTCTGACTTTTGATTAATTGATAAATCAGACTTAAATAGACAATGAGTAAATGACTATTTTATAGGCTTTGGTGGTGTTTTATTTGATAAAAGTTATGATGAAACATACACATATTTAAGCGGAACATATAATAATGTATCTGCAAAGATATATGGATATAGAAAACCTGTTGATTTTAAAAATGCTAAAGTCAAGCTAATTGACAAAGCAGGTAATAATTTATATGAAGTCTTAGACAAATATGAAGTTAAGAATAATGTGTATCCATTAGTTGTTAATGATGTGTTTGCTAAGAAACACAAATTAGGCATAAATGATTTAATTGACTTCAAAATCGGAAATAGAGTTGACAGATACAAGCAAAAAATAATTGAAAAAATTTATGAAAATGACCCTGTGAAACAGGCTGATTTAAAAAATGAGTACAACAAAAAGACAAATGCTAAATTCCAAATAGTTGGCATAAATCCAACATATATAAATGATGAGTTAATAACAACTCACAAAGCAGCAAATCTATTAATAGGTATGACTGACATTGATAATGGTTTTAATGGTGTGCTTACTCAGAATGCTAATCCTGTTCAAGTCACTGAATCTGCTGGTCTTTATTCAGTAAGTGGATATTGAGCTGGTCTTGATGGATTTGATGTCAGTTCACTTGATAATGGAACTGTTGAAAAAATGTTTGATGAAATATTTGGAAGTCCTGACAAAAAAGGTGTGATAGAAACTCAACATGGTTTAACTAAAAATGAAATTGCCAAATTCTTAGATTCAAGCGCAAATGAATTTAGTAAGTCATTATATGAAAGCGCAAAGAGCTCTGCTAAGTTGCATATTGATGAATTTAGCAAAATTTATAATAATAAATTGTATATTGCTCTAAGCAGCTCAATCGATTCAAAAGATATTGAAGTTGGTTTTGTTCTTCAGGTTGGATCAACCATAGAACAAATTAGTATTTTTATAATAGTTATAAACTTTGTGATTTCGTTGATCATTCTGATTATAATGTCATCAATCATTGTCAGCGAAAATGAAAGAAATATAGCTATATGGTCAATATTAGGATACTCACAAAAAGAAAAATTAATGATGTTCTTTGGTGCATTTATACCATTCTTAGTTAGTGCTATAGTTATTTCAATACCAATTGTAATTGCGTTGATCAGTGTATTTAGCGGTTTCTTGCTTTCTTCGTCTTCAATTGCATTGCTATTATCATTAAAATGATGACATGTTCTTATTACTTCAGGTTTAATGCTTACTATATTTGCTATAACATCTATATCAGTTTGAGTAACAATTAATAAGATGAAGCCTGTTGACTTATTGAAAGGTAAATAA